The following coding sequences are from one Bradyrhizobium sp. WSM471 window:
- a CDS encoding bifunctional serine/threonine-protein kinase/universal stress protein produces the protein MPKPLVKSGAEIDGYTIGECVHAGGMATLWTVTRPGLDVPLLMKIPRVSEGEDPAAIVSFEMEMMILPRLAGPHVPSCFGTGDFAHQAYVVIERISGTTLYKRLPDLPLPYAEARQLVARIATGLADLHRQNVIHHDIKPSSIMFRESGEAVLIDYGLSHHNHLPDLLQEEFRLPYGTAPYMAPERLSGVRDDPRSDLFSLGVLLYFFTTGERPFGEGETLRAMRRRLWRDPHPPRSLRADYPPWIQEVVLRCLEIEPVRRYPTASQLAFDLTHPDQVRLTTRSERMKRDPLSVAWRRRFNQGVMQPRAKSDVAAQIASSPILAVALDTVEGAPELNEALRVTTERILATLPSARLACLNVLKLNRIAIDRTLDEQGSNKHIDRLVALRHWATPLKLDESRLSAHVLEAVDPAAAILEFCEVNHVDHIIIGARQGSFRRTLLGSVSAKVASEAACTVTVVRPPRMAADAGEEAG, from the coding sequence ATGCCGAAACCCCTCGTCAAATCAGGCGCAGAGATCGACGGCTACACGATCGGCGAATGCGTCCATGCCGGCGGCATGGCGACGCTGTGGACGGTCACCCGTCCCGGCCTCGACGTGCCGCTGCTGATGAAGATTCCGCGGGTGTCGGAGGGCGAAGACCCCGCGGCGATCGTCTCCTTCGAGATGGAGATGATGATCCTGCCGCGGCTGGCCGGGCCGCACGTGCCCTCATGTTTCGGCACCGGCGACTTCGCCCACCAAGCCTATGTCGTGATCGAGCGCATCTCCGGGACCACACTCTACAAGCGGCTGCCCGACCTGCCGCTGCCATATGCCGAGGCGCGGCAGCTCGTCGCCAGGATCGCGACGGGGCTCGCGGATCTGCACCGGCAGAACGTGATCCATCACGACATCAAGCCGAGCAGCATCATGTTCCGCGAGAGCGGCGAGGCGGTGCTGATCGACTATGGCCTGTCGCATCACAACCATCTGCCGGACCTGTTGCAGGAGGAATTCCGCCTGCCTTACGGCACTGCGCCCTATATGGCGCCGGAACGGTTGTCAGGGGTGCGCGACGATCCGCGCAGCGATCTGTTCTCGCTTGGCGTGCTGCTCTATTTCTTCACGACCGGCGAGCGGCCGTTCGGCGAGGGCGAGACGCTGCGCGCGATGCGGCGCCGGCTGTGGCGCGATCCGCACCCGCCGCGCTCGCTTCGCGCCGACTATCCGCCCTGGATCCAGGAGGTGGTGCTGCGATGCCTCGAGATCGAGCCGGTGCGGCGCTATCCGACCGCGTCCCAGCTCGCCTTCGATCTCACCCATCCGGACCAGGTCAGACTCACCACACGCTCGGAGCGGATGAAGCGCGATCCGTTAAGCGTCGCTTGGCGGCGCCGCTTCAACCAGGGCGTCATGCAGCCGCGCGCGAAATCGGATGTCGCAGCCCAGATCGCATCAAGCCCGATCCTCGCGGTCGCGCTCGACACGGTGGAAGGCGCCCCCGAGCTGAACGAAGCGTTGCGCGTCACGACCGAGCGTATTCTCGCCACGCTGCCGTCGGCGCGGCTCGCCTGTCTCAACGTTCTGAAGCTTAACCGCATCGCGATCGACAGGACGCTGGATGAGCAGGGCTCCAATAAGCATATCGACCGCTTGGTGGCGCTCAGACACTGGGCCACGCCGCTCAAGCTGGATGAAAGCCGGCTGTCGGCTCACGTGCTGGAAGCCGTCGACCCCGCCGCGGCGATCCTGGAGTTTTGTGAGGTCAACCACGTCGACCACATCATCATCGGTGCGCGGCAGGGCTCGTTCAGGCGCACGCTGCTCGGCAGCGTCTCGGCCAAGGTGGCCTCGGAAGCGGCCTGCACCGTCACCGTGGTCCGGCCGCCGCGAATGGCTGCGGATGCGGGCGAGGAGGCCGGATAG
- a CDS encoding metallophosphoesterase, with protein sequence MLLAVFSDIHGNRQAFEACLKVARARGAERFILLGDFVGYGADPEWVVDTAMELVAQGAVAVRGNHDQAVNSSAETMNAEAQIAIEWTRGRLDTAQRRFLAELPMLVEDGDRLFVHSEASSPRSWHYVRSTADAAKSLIATPAHVTFCGHIHRPAIYSMSVTAKMSGLVPKTDVSVPLLRGRQWLAVLGSVGQPRDSDPSAAFVLFDTVSCQITYCRAPYDVETAANRIRENGLPHWLADRLSQGR encoded by the coding sequence GTGCTTCTCGCTGTCTTCTCGGATATCCACGGCAACCGGCAGGCGTTCGAGGCGTGCCTGAAAGTCGCGCGGGCGCGTGGCGCCGAGCGCTTCATCCTGCTTGGCGACTTCGTCGGCTATGGCGCCGATCCGGAATGGGTGGTGGATACCGCGATGGAGCTCGTTGCCCAAGGCGCCGTCGCCGTGCGCGGCAATCATGACCAGGCGGTGAATTCCTCGGCCGAGACCATGAATGCCGAGGCGCAAATCGCGATCGAATGGACCCGCGGCCGGCTCGACACCGCGCAGCGGCGGTTCCTGGCGGAATTGCCGATGCTGGTGGAGGACGGCGATCGCCTGTTCGTGCATTCGGAAGCCTCCAGCCCCCGAAGCTGGCACTATGTCCGATCGACCGCCGACGCCGCCAAAAGCCTGATCGCGACGCCAGCTCATGTCACGTTCTGCGGCCACATCCACCGCCCGGCGATCTATTCGATGTCGGTGACGGCGAAGATGTCGGGGCTCGTGCCCAAGACCGACGTCTCCGTACCGCTGCTGCGCGGGCGGCAATGGCTTGCGGTGCTTGGCTCGGTCGGCCAACCCCGCGATAGCGATCCATCCGCGGCTTTCGTGCTGTTCGACACCGTCTCGTGCCAGATCACCTATTGCCGCGCGCCCTACGATGTCGAGACGGCCGCGAACCGGATCCGCGAGAACGGCCTGCCGCATTGGCTCGCCGACCGGCTGTCGCAGGGGCGCTAG
- the rpe gene encoding ribulose-phosphate 3-epimerase, with amino-acid sequence MTQAFVPRPLAIAPSILASDFSRLGEEVRAVDAAGADWIHLDVMDGHFVPNISYGPDVIKAMRPHTKKIFDAHLMISPCDPYLEAFAKAGCDHITVHAEAGPHLHRSLQAIRALGKKAGVSLNPGTPISALEYVLDLIDLVLVMSVNPGFGGQAFIPSAIGKIRDIRAMTAGRPIDIEVDGGVGADVAGPLAAAGANAFVAGTSVFRGGTQDAYKTNIAAIRNAAAGARGEAI; translated from the coding sequence ATGACCCAAGCCTTCGTCCCCCGCCCCCTGGCAATCGCGCCCTCGATACTGGCCTCGGATTTCTCCAGGCTCGGCGAGGAGGTGCGCGCCGTGGACGCCGCCGGAGCCGACTGGATCCATCTCGACGTCATGGACGGGCACTTCGTTCCCAACATCTCGTATGGCCCCGACGTCATCAAGGCGATGCGCCCGCACACCAAGAAGATCTTCGACGCGCATCTGATGATCTCGCCCTGTGACCCCTATCTGGAGGCCTTCGCGAAAGCCGGCTGCGACCACATCACCGTGCATGCCGAGGCCGGTCCCCATCTGCACCGCTCGCTTCAGGCGATCCGCGCACTCGGCAAGAAGGCCGGCGTTTCGCTCAATCCGGGCACGCCGATCAGTGCGCTCGAATACGTCCTGGACCTGATCGACCTCGTGCTGGTGATGTCGGTCAATCCCGGCTTCGGCGGCCAGGCCTTCATCCCCTCCGCAATCGGCAAGATCCGCGACATCCGCGCCATGACAGCGGGCCGTCCGATCGACATCGAGGTCGATGGCGGCGTCGGGGCCGACGTCGCAGGTCCCCTGGCTGCAGCCGGGGCCAACGCCTTCGTCGCCGGCACGTCCGTGTTCAGGGGCGGCACGCAGGACGCCTACAAGACCAACATCGCCGCAATCCGCAACGCCGCCGCGGGTGCACGCGGCGAGGCGATCTGA